A genomic window from Polaribacter gangjinensis includes:
- the glpQ gene encoding glycerophosphodiester phosphodiesterase produces MKWKLLFLIFNIFLGCSKKESMKTKNTKIIIAHRGASGYLPEHTLEAKAMAHAMNADFIEQDLVLSKDNIPIVIHDIYLDDVTNVAQIFPDKKRIDGRFYVIDFTFDELKKLQVSERFDPKTGKQVYPNRFPKEKGSFRLHSLQEEIELIQGLNKSTGKNCGIYPEIKAPAFHQKEGKNISEIVLKILANYGYKTKKDSCILQCFDAKELERIRKELESNLFLVQLIEFPEETTQLAYFASYADGIGPWYKQILDKKVNGKWTFTNLVTEAHQFGLRVHPYTFRVDQLGEFESFNELLHTFLIDANVDGVFTDFPDLGVSFLKQNNQ; encoded by the coding sequence ATGAAGTGGAAATTGTTATTTTTAATCTTCAACATTTTTTTAGGCTGTTCTAAAAAGGAATCTATGAAAACAAAAAACACTAAAATAATCATTGCACACAGAGGTGCATCAGGCTATTTACCTGAACATACTTTGGAAGCAAAAGCGATGGCACATGCTATGAATGCTGATTTTATTGAGCAAGATTTGGTGTTGAGCAAAGACAATATTCCGATTGTAATTCATGATATTTATTTGGATGATGTAACCAATGTTGCTCAAATTTTTCCAGATAAAAAGAGAATTGATGGGCGATTTTACGTGATTGATTTTACATTTGATGAACTTAAAAAATTGCAAGTTTCAGAAAGATTTGATCCAAAAACAGGAAAGCAAGTTTATCCAAATCGTTTTCCAAAAGAAAAAGGTTCGTTCAGATTGCATTCGTTACAAGAGGAAATTGAATTGATTCAAGGTTTGAATAAAAGTACAGGAAAAAATTGTGGTATTTATCCAGAAATAAAAGCACCCGCATTTCATCAAAAAGAAGGAAAAAATATCAGTGAAATTGTCTTGAAAATTTTAGCAAACTATGGTTATAAAACCAAAAAAGACAGTTGTATTTTGCAATGTTTTGATGCCAAAGAATTAGAACGAATCAGAAAAGAATTGGAATCCAATTTATTTTTGGTTCAGTTGATAGAGTTTCCTGAAGAAACTACACAACTTGCTTATTTTGCATCGTATGCAGACGGAATTGGACCTTGGTACAAACAAATTTTAGACAAAAAAGTGAACGGAAAATGGACGTTTACAAATCTTGTCACGGAAGCACATCAATTTGGATTAAGAGTGCATCCTTATACATTTAGAGTAGATCAATTAGGCGAATTTGAATCATTTAACGAATTGCTTCACACCTTTTTGATAGACGCAAATGTTGATGGTGTATTTACGGATTTTCCTGATTTGGGAGTTTCATTTTTAAAACAAAACAATCAATAA
- a CDS encoding chloride channel protein, with translation MQSKKNFYKKILIWRYKYISERQFIYILSVLVGFLAGLGTAVLKNLTFFFESVLEGKFIRDFHYSLYFIFPIIGLILVYYIKIKIIKKEIGHGISTTLHAVSKRQGIIESYKMYASLITAPITVGFGGSAGLQGPAVSTGAALGSSVAQFFHMNAKTRILLIGCATAGAMSSMFKAPVAAIIFAIEIFSLDLAFASLVPLLLASVSAVVTSYFFFEKDALLGFQLVDDFAVRDIFFYVLLGLGTGIASVYFSKIYFKITNFFKRIKKPVHKLILGGFLIGLMLYLIPPLYGEGYGLINNLLNGNSVEALKDLPYNIDFSNVWMVIILLLIIAFFKAIAMTTTFAAGGVGGIFIPTLFMGSALGNAFAKIINALGGSVSESNFTLIGMTGLMAGVLHAPLTAIFLIAEITGGYELFVPLMLVAAISFAFTKYFVANSIYTVELAKRGELITHDKDKNVLMLMQIDKLIETNFKAVYPEMLLGKMLKKAVANSTRNIFPVIDKNEEFLGIVLLDDIRPIMFDNEMYDKVDVQTIMKAAPEIIFYNDSVEIVMQKFKESDAWNLPVVKDKKYVGFISRSKLLTAYRNKLIEVTSS, from the coding sequence ATGCAATCAAAGAAAAATTTCTATAAAAAAATTTTAATTTGGAGATACAAATACATTTCTGAACGTCAGTTTATTTATATATTGAGTGTTTTAGTTGGGTTTTTAGCAGGATTAGGAACAGCCGTTTTAAAAAACTTAACCTTCTTTTTTGAAAGTGTTTTAGAAGGAAAATTTATCCGAGATTTTCATTATTCACTCTATTTTATATTCCCAATTATTGGATTGATTTTGGTGTATTACATCAAAATTAAAATCATTAAAAAAGAAATTGGTCATGGAATTTCAACAACATTGCATGCAGTTTCTAAGCGTCAAGGAATAATTGAAAGTTATAAAATGTATGCATCTTTAATAACTGCGCCAATTACAGTAGGTTTTGGTGGTTCTGCTGGATTGCAAGGACCAGCAGTTAGTACAGGAGCAGCTTTGGGTTCGTCAGTGGCACAATTTTTTCACATGAACGCAAAAACAAGAATTTTATTAATTGGTTGTGCTACTGCAGGCGCCATGTCATCCATGTTTAAAGCACCAGTAGCAGCCATTATTTTTGCCATTGAAATTTTCAGTTTAGATTTGGCTTTTGCCTCTTTAGTTCCCTTATTATTAGCGTCAGTTTCTGCCGTAGTTACTTCTTATTTTTTCTTTGAAAAAGATGCTTTATTAGGGTTTCAATTGGTAGATGATTTTGCAGTAAGAGACATTTTTTTCTATGTTTTATTAGGTTTAGGAACAGGAATTGCATCAGTATATTTTTCTAAAATCTATTTTAAAATCACCAATTTTTTTAAAAGAATTAAAAAACCTGTTCACAAACTCATTTTGGGTGGATTTTTAATTGGGTTGATGTTGTATTTAATTCCGCCTTTATATGGTGAAGGTTATGGATTAATCAACAATTTATTAAATGGAAATTCAGTAGAAGCATTAAAAGATTTGCCTTATAATATTGATTTTTCAAACGTTTGGATGGTGATTATTCTATTGTTAATAATCGCTTTTTTCAAAGCAATTGCTATGACAACTACTTTTGCTGCAGGTGGAGTTGGAGGTATTTTTATCCCCACATTATTTATGGGAAGTGCCCTTGGAAATGCTTTTGCAAAAATCATTAATGCTTTAGGAGGCAGTGTTTCCGAAAGTAATTTTACCTTAATTGGCATGACTGGTTTGATGGCAGGTGTATTACATGCCCCATTAACGGCCATCTTTTTAATTGCCGAAATTACTGGAGGTTACGAACTTTTTGTCCCTTTAATGTTGGTTGCTGCCATTTCATTTGCTTTTACAAAATATTTCGTAGCAAATTCAATTTACACAGTTGAATTGGCAAAACGTGGGGAATTAATCACCCATGATAAAGACAAAAATGTGTTGATGTTGATGCAAATTGACAAACTGATTGAAACCAATTTTAAAGCGGTATATCCAGAAATGTTATTAGGTAAAATGCTAAAAAAAGCGGTAGCAAATTCCACAAGAAATATTTTTCCTGTGATTGATAAAAATGAAGAATTTTTAGGAATTGTTCTGTTGGATGACATCAGGCCAATCATGTTTGATAATGAAATGTATGATAAAGTTGATGTGCAAACCATCATGAAAGCTGCTCCTGAAATTATCTTTTATAACGATTCTGTTGAAATTGTTATGCAAAAATTTAAAGAGAGTGATGCTTGGAATTTACCTGTTGTAAAAGACAAAAAATACGTAGGATTTATCTCAAGATCAAAGCTATTAACAGCTTATAGAAACAAGTTGATTGAAGTTACTTCTTCTTAA
- the aspS gene encoding aspartate--tRNA ligase — MYRSHSCGELRASHINTEVILSGWVQKSRDKGFMIWVDLRDRYGITQLIFDEERTPKDMMEKAKSLGREFVIQVTGTVIERESKNDKMPTGEIEVLVSKLEILNAAKLPPFTIEDQTDGGEDIRMKYRYLDIRRNPVKENLIFRHKVTMEVRKFLSNQGFIEVETPYLIKSTPEGARDFVVPSRMNKGQFYALPQSPQTFKQLLMVGGMDKYFQIVKCFRDEDLRADRQPEFTQIDCEMAFVEQEDILNVFEAMTRHLLKEIHGINIEKFPRMLYDDAMRLYGNDKPDIRFGMQFGELNEVTKHKDFPVFNNAELVVGIAVPGGNVYTRKEIDALIDWVKRPQIGALGMVYCRVNEDGTFKSSVDKFYDETDLSKWAEITGAKAGDLICVLSGETNKVRAQLSALRMELATRLGLRKSNEFAPLWVVDFPLLELDEETGHYHAMHHPFTSPKPGQLEMLDTNPGAVKANAYDLVLNGNEIGGGSIRIHDKKTQATMLRHLGFSDENAKAQFGFLMDAFEYGAPPHGGLAFGLDRLVAILGGQETIRDFIAFPKNNSGRDVMIDAPAFIDEEQLKELNIKLDIQE, encoded by the coding sequence ATGTACAGAAGTCATTCTTGTGGAGAGTTAAGAGCATCTCATATAAATACAGAAGTAATTTTGTCTGGTTGGGTTCAAAAATCTAGAGACAAAGGATTTATGATTTGGGTTGATTTGCGTGATAGATATGGAATTACCCAGCTTATTTTTGATGAAGAGCGCACTCCAAAAGACATGATGGAAAAAGCAAAATCTTTGGGAAGAGAATTTGTAATTCAAGTAACAGGAACTGTCATTGAACGTGAATCTAAAAATGACAAAATGCCCACAGGCGAAATTGAGGTTTTGGTTTCTAAACTAGAAATTTTAAATGCGGCAAAATTACCTCCTTTTACTATCGAAGATCAAACTGATGGTGGTGAAGATATTCGTATGAAATATCGCTATTTAGACATCCGTAGAAATCCTGTAAAAGAAAATTTGATTTTCCGTCATAAAGTAACCATGGAAGTCCGAAAATTCTTATCAAACCAAGGATTTATTGAAGTAGAAACGCCCTATTTAATCAAATCAACTCCAGAAGGAGCAAGAGATTTTGTAGTGCCATCAAGAATGAACAAAGGGCAATTTTATGCCTTGCCACAAAGTCCACAAACCTTCAAACAATTGTTGATGGTTGGTGGAATGGATAAATATTTTCAGATTGTAAAATGCTTTAGAGACGAAGATTTACGTGCAGATAGACAGCCTGAATTTACACAAATCGATTGCGAAATGGCATTCGTGGAGCAAGAAGATATTTTGAATGTTTTTGAAGCAATGACAAGACATTTGTTGAAAGAAATTCACGGAATTAACATCGAAAAATTCCCAAGAATGCTGTATGATGATGCCATGCGATTGTATGGAAATGACAAACCAGATATTCGTTTCGGAATGCAATTTGGCGAATTGAATGAAGTAACAAAACACAAAGATTTTCCAGTTTTCAACAATGCAGAATTGGTTGTTGGGATTGCAGTTCCTGGAGGAAATGTCTATACCAGAAAAGAAATTGATGCGTTGATTGATTGGGTAAAAAGACCACAAATTGGCGCACTTGGAATGGTGTATTGTCGCGTTAACGAAGATGGAACTTTCAAATCATCAGTTGATAAATTTTATGATGAAACTGATTTGTCAAAATGGGCTGAAATTACAGGAGCAAAAGCAGGTGATTTAATCTGTGTTTTATCAGGAGAAACCAACAAAGTTCGTGCGCAATTATCGGCTTTACGAATGGAATTAGCAACACGTTTAGGGTTGAGAAAATCAAATGAATTTGCGCCACTTTGGGTTGTTGATTTTCCGTTGTTAGAATTGGATGAAGAAACGGGTCATTATCATGCAATGCATCATCCTTTTACTTCTCCAAAACCAGGGCAATTAGAAATGTTAGACACAAATCCAGGAGCCGTAAAAGCAAATGCGTATGATTTGGTGTTAAATGGCAATGAAATTGGTGGAGGTTCTATCAGAATTCACGATAAAAAAACTCAAGCAACCATGTTACGTCATTTAGGTTTTTCTGATGAAAATGCCAAAGCACAATTCGGATTTTTGATGGATGCTTTTGAATATGGAGCACCACCTCATGGTGGTTTGGCTTTTGGATTGGATAGATTAGTAGCTATTTTGGGTGGTCAAGAAACGATTCGTGATTTTATTGCGTTTCCGAAAAACAACTCAGGAAGAGACGTAATGATTGATGCGCCAGCGTTTATTGATGAAGAACAATTGAAAGAATTAAATATCAAATTAGATATCCAAGAATAA
- the rsmI gene encoding 16S rRNA (cytidine(1402)-2'-O)-methyltransferase, with the protein MSKLYLVPTPIGNLEDITLRAIRVLKEVDFILAEDTRTSGKLLKHFEISTPMHSHHMHNEHKSIEGILKRIKAGETCALISDAGTPAISDPGFLLTRACVENNIQVDCLPGATAFVPALVNSGLPNDKFVFEGFLPVKKGRQTRLLLLAEEKRTMIFYESPHKVLKTLADFGTYFGSERQVSVSRELTKMFEETIRGTASEVLAHYTKKPAKGEIVIVVEGKK; encoded by the coding sequence ATGAGTAAACTCTATTTAGTGCCAACACCTATTGGAAATTTAGAAGATATAACTTTAAGAGCCATTAGAGTTTTAAAAGAAGTAGATTTTATTTTGGCTGAAGACACACGTACTAGTGGAAAATTGCTAAAACATTTCGAAATTTCAACGCCAATGCATAGCCATCACATGCACAATGAACATAAATCTATTGAAGGAATTTTAAAGAGAATTAAAGCTGGAGAGACTTGTGCATTGATTTCAGATGCTGGAACGCCAGCTATTTCTGACCCAGGATTTTTGTTGACAAGAGCTTGTGTAGAAAACAATATTCAGGTGGATTGTTTGCCTGGAGCAACTGCTTTTGTGCCAGCTTTAGTAAACTCTGGTTTGCCCAATGATAAATTTGTTTTTGAGGGATTTTTACCTGTAAAAAAAGGTCGCCAAACCAGATTATTATTGTTAGCAGAAGAAAAAAGAACGATGATTTTTTATGAATCACCTCATAAAGTCCTAAAAACTTTAGCCGATTTTGGAACTTATTTTGGCTCAGAAAGACAAGTTTCTGTTTCAAGAGAACTAACCAAAATGTTTGAAGAAACTATTAGAGGAACTGCTTCCGAAGTTTTAGCACATTACACAAAAAAACCTGCAAAAGGCGAAATTGTGATTGTAGTTGAGGGGAAAAAATGA
- a CDS encoding HopJ type III effector protein, giving the protein MTLQQFTLKLKTSPNEIIFAETMQVIDDHFNFSPTGFSNGKIYNKAGENNGSCKLFAFAMHQKFTKLETLFCFGEHYKNVLEDSNGTSHQNIRNFMSTGFDGLSFDNEALQPN; this is encoded by the coding sequence ATGACATTACAACAATTTACTTTAAAACTCAAAACGAGTCCAAACGAAATAATATTTGCAGAGACAATGCAAGTAATTGATGATCATTTCAATTTTTCACCAACAGGTTTTTCAAACGGAAAAATATATAATAAAGCTGGTGAAAATAATGGTTCTTGTAAATTATTTGCTTTCGCAATGCATCAAAAGTTTACAAAACTAGAAACGCTTTTTTGCTTTGGAGAACATTATAAAAATGTTTTAGAGGATTCTAATGGCACTTCACATCAAAATATCAGAAATTTTATGAGTACAGGTTTTGATGGTTTGTCTTTTGATAATGAAGCTTTACAACCGAATTAA
- a CDS encoding T9SS type B sorting domain-containing protein, with translation MRKIPRIKILFLALFGLIFSTPILAQPPEVFATGRQAFCPGNPINIVTDFSITDPNNTTIDAFYIQISEGYQQGFDTLQLDVSLHPNILPVWSASEGKLTLISRGIGSQMLLTDLENAVKDVVFNTTATNILPEKKFSLTIDDANYLPETGHFYRFIPANLITWSNAKIAAENQFYYGRQGYLATLTSQIEADFAGKQASGAGWIGGSDEETEGVWKWMTGPEAGTIFWNGAVNGTTPNFAFWNANEPNNQGNEDYAHITDPSIGIRGAWNDLPNVGGDIAAYEPKGYVVEFGTPNDPPLNIVATTSIFIPQIVSTVNETICQSGTATISAIASEGDILWFDAPINGTQVGNGSDFTTPFLTNTTVFYATASVNSCTTLPRTAVTVIVNPRPSITSTTDDLVCSGIATISATANEGEVYWYDSLVSTTPIFIGNSFETPVLTSSVTYYVTANRDGCETATRTPVNAILDDTIPEFDVPLNGYVLCEDIGSITLETRNPQGNYAYIWRKDDVILSETSSSISVTSEGNYYVSAVSEAGCISDEKLIVVTKSSIATITKDDVIITDDSNNNSIQVANPNLGIGTYEFAIDDEFGNYTDVGFFQNLSPGIHTLYVRDKLGCGVASYQFSILAYPKFFTPNGDGENDFWTINGFDATFYTISKITIFDRFGKLIYQIEPNSQGWNGEYQGKKLPSNSYWFRVLLTDINGLTIEKTGNFSLIR, from the coding sequence ATGCGTAAAATACCAAGAATTAAAATACTTTTTTTGGCTCTTTTTGGGCTGATTTTTTCAACCCCTATTTTGGCACAACCTCCTGAAGTTTTTGCAACAGGAAGACAAGCCTTTTGTCCTGGAAATCCCATAAATATTGTCACCGATTTTTCAATTACAGATCCTAATAATACTACTATTGATGCATTTTACATTCAAATTTCAGAAGGCTATCAACAAGGATTTGATACCTTACAACTTGATGTATCGCTTCATCCTAATATTCTTCCTGTTTGGAGTGCTTCAGAAGGAAAATTAACTTTAATTTCAAGAGGAATTGGTTCGCAAATGTTGTTGACAGATTTAGAAAACGCTGTAAAAGATGTTGTTTTCAATACGACAGCAACCAATATTTTACCTGAAAAAAAGTTTTCGTTAACTATTGATGATGCCAATTATCTGCCAGAAACAGGACATTTTTATCGATTTATTCCAGCTAATTTAATCACTTGGAGCAATGCAAAAATTGCAGCAGAAAATCAATTTTATTATGGAAGGCAAGGCTATTTAGCAACGCTAACCTCACAAATTGAAGCTGATTTTGCAGGAAAACAGGCTTCAGGAGCTGGTTGGATTGGTGGAAGTGACGAAGAAACTGAAGGTGTTTGGAAATGGATGACAGGACCTGAAGCTGGAACCATTTTTTGGAATGGTGCTGTAAATGGTACAACACCCAATTTTGCTTTTTGGAATGCGAATGAACCAAATAATCAAGGAAATGAAGATTATGCGCATATCACAGATCCATCCATTGGAATACGAGGCGCTTGGAATGATTTGCCAAATGTTGGAGGTGATATTGCTGCTTACGAACCAAAAGGATATGTAGTTGAATTTGGCACACCAAATGACCCACCATTAAACATCGTAGCAACAACCAGTATTTTTATTCCACAAATTGTTTCAACTGTAAATGAAACTATTTGTCAATCAGGTACTGCAACCATTTCTGCAATAGCAAGCGAAGGAGATATTCTTTGGTTTGATGCGCCAATAAATGGAACTCAAGTTGGAAATGGGTCTGATTTTACAACCCCATTTTTAACAAATACAACAGTTTTTTATGCAACTGCTTCTGTAAATTCTTGTACAACATTACCAAGAACGGCTGTTACTGTTATTGTTAATCCAAGACCTTCAATTACATCAACAACTGATGATTTGGTTTGTTCAGGTATAGCAACAATATCTGCTACAGCCAATGAAGGTGAGGTTTATTGGTATGATTCTTTAGTAAGTACCACTCCAATTTTTATTGGAAATTCTTTTGAAACGCCTGTTTTAACAAGTTCTGTAACATATTACGTTACTGCAAATCGCGATGGTTGTGAAACCGCTACAAGAACTCCAGTAAATGCAATTTTAGATGATACAATTCCTGAATTTGATGTTCCATTAAATGGATATGTTTTATGCGAAGATATTGGTTCTATTACCTTAGAAACTAGAAATCCTCAAGGAAACTATGCATACATTTGGAGAAAAGATGATGTTATTTTGTCTGAAACTTCTTCATCGATTTCAGTAACTTCTGAAGGAAATTATTATGTAAGTGCAGTTTCTGAAGCAGGATGTATTTCTGATGAGAAATTAATTGTGGTCACTAAATCATCAATTGCTACAATTACAAAAGATGATGTTATCATTACTGATGATTCCAATAATAATTCCATCCAAGTTGCAAATCCAAATCTCGGAATTGGAACTTATGAATTTGCTATTGATGATGAATTTGGAAACTATACTGATGTTGGTTTTTTTCAAAATTTATCTCCTGGAATTCATACCTTATATGTAAGAGACAAATTGGGTTGTGGAGTTGCTTCTTATCAGTTTTCAATTTTAGCATATCCAAAATTTTTCACTCCAAATGGTGATGGAGAAAATGATTTTTGGACAATCAATGGATTTGATGCTACTTTTTATACGATCTCAAAAATTACAATTTTTGATAGATTTGGCAAACTCATTTATCAGATTGAACCAAATTCACAAGGTTGGAATGGAGAATATCAAGGCAAAAAATTACCTTCAAATAGTTACTGGTTTCGAGTTTTATTGACAGATATTAACGGGCTTACGATTGAAAAGACTGGAAATTTTAGTTTGATTAGGTAG
- a CDS encoding OsmC family protein encodes MVKNTVTTVWTQKSQFETDNPSGYKFTMFDKSQDNGDVVGFAPKALMLSSLAGCSGLDVVSLLAKMRAEVADFRIEVTGELTDEHPKYYKKVRVEYHFSDSNLQPEKIQKAVNLSVTTYCGVMEMFRRFAEVETEIFLHTI; translated from the coding sequence ATGGTTAAAAATACTGTTACAACTGTTTGGACTCAAAAATCGCAATTCGAAACTGATAATCCAAGTGGATACAAGTTCACAATGTTTGATAAATCACAAGATAATGGCGATGTTGTTGGTTTTGCTCCAAAAGCTTTAATGCTCTCATCTTTAGCAGGTTGCTCTGGTTTAGACGTAGTTTCGTTATTGGCAAAAATGCGTGCAGAAGTTGCTGATTTTAGAATTGAAGTTACTGGCGAATTGACTGACGAACATCCAAAATATTATAAAAAAGTAAGGGTAGAATATCATTTTTCTGATAGCAATTTACAACCTGAAAAAATTCAGAAAGCTGTAAATTTATCAGTAACAACCTATTGTGGAGTTATGGAAATGTTTCGAAGATTTGCAGAAGTAGAAACCGAAATATTTTTACATACGATTTAA
- the recJ gene encoding single-stranded-DNA-specific exonuclease RecJ, translating to MRWTLKTKPPKEKVEKLAKELQIEETLASILCQRNIETFEDAKKFFRPNLKDIHDPFLMKDMDKAVQRIEKAIENEENILIYGDYDVDGTTAVSLVASYLKTIYPNIATYIPDRYDEGYGISHTGIDFAFDNDFSLIIALDCGIKAIEKVAYASEKNIDFIICDHHKPGAEIPKAVAVLNPKRVDCSYPFDELCGCGVGFKLIQALGSKRGQNIDYFIPYLDLVATAIAADIVPIVGENRILSYFGLQVINSNPRNGIKALIHQIKKKELTITDVVFIIAPRINAAGRIKHGNYAVELLTEMDFDSAVEFAKAIEVFNSDRKDLDKKITVEALSQIMENDEENKFSTVVFQEDWHKGVIGIVASRLTETYYRPTLVFTKSGEKLAASARSVKDFDVYEALEECTEFIEQFGGHKYAAGLTLLPENYENFKNKFEEVVAKSIDKELLTPEILIDAEIELSEITPKFFRILQQMAPFGPQNMRPVFKSTGVRDNGYGKKVGSDETHLKLNLFQGDNQKTYNAIGFGLGNKIDIVEDEFDIVYSLDENEWNGYKSVQLLLRDLK from the coding sequence ATGAGATGGACTTTAAAGACAAAACCGCCCAAAGAAAAAGTAGAAAAACTCGCAAAAGAATTACAAATTGAAGAAACATTAGCGAGCATTTTGTGTCAGCGAAATATTGAAACTTTTGAGGACGCCAAGAAATTTTTTAGACCCAATTTAAAGGATATTCATGATCCTTTTTTGATGAAAGACATGGACAAAGCTGTCCAAAGAATTGAAAAAGCAATCGAAAATGAAGAAAATATACTAATTTATGGTGATTATGATGTTGATGGAACCACTGCAGTTTCGTTGGTTGCTTCGTATTTAAAAACCATTTATCCAAATATTGCAACCTACATTCCTGATAGATATGATGAAGGTTATGGCATTTCACACACTGGAATTGACTTTGCATTTGACAACGATTTTTCATTAATTATTGCTTTGGATTGTGGCATCAAAGCGATTGAAAAAGTTGCGTATGCATCTGAAAAAAATATCGATTTTATCATTTGCGATCACCACAAACCAGGTGCTGAAATTCCGAAAGCTGTAGCTGTTTTAAATCCGAAAAGAGTAGATTGTAGTTATCCTTTTGATGAATTGTGTGGTTGTGGAGTTGGCTTTAAATTGATTCAAGCTTTGGGTTCAAAAAGAGGTCAAAATATAGATTATTTTATTCCTTATTTAGATTTGGTTGCTACTGCAATTGCAGCTGATATTGTGCCAATTGTTGGCGAAAATCGGATTTTATCCTATTTCGGATTGCAAGTAATCAACTCCAATCCAAGAAATGGTATCAAAGCACTGATTCATCAAATCAAGAAAAAAGAATTGACAATTACGGATGTTGTTTTTATCATCGCACCAAGAATCAATGCAGCAGGAAGAATCAAACACGGCAATTATGCAGTAGAATTATTGACAGAAATGGATTTTGATTCGGCAGTAGAATTTGCAAAAGCGATTGAAGTTTTTAATTCCGACAGAAAAGACTTAGACAAAAAAATCACTGTTGAAGCACTCAGTCAAATTATGGAAAATGACGAAGAAAATAAATTTTCAACAGTTGTTTTTCAAGAAGATTGGCATAAGGGCGTTATTGGAATTGTGGCATCAAGACTCACAGAAACCTATTACAGACCTACCTTAGTTTTTACAAAAAGTGGCGAAAAATTGGCTGCTTCTGCTCGTTCTGTAAAAGATTTTGATGTGTATGAAGCTCTGGAAGAATGTACCGAATTTATTGAACAGTTTGGCGGACATAAATATGCTGCAGGATTGACTTTGTTGCCAGAAAACTATGAAAACTTCAAAAATAAGTTTGAAGAAGTCGTTGCAAAAAGCATTGATAAGGAGTTATTAACTCCCGAAATTTTGATTGATGCTGAAATAGAATTATCAGAAATTACACCTAAATTTTTTAGAATTTTACAACAAATGGCGCCTTTTGGACCTCAAAATATGCGTCCTGTTTTTAAATCAACTGGAGTAAGAGACAATGGTTATGGAAAAAAAGTGGGTTCAGATGAAACACATTTAAAACTCAATTTGTTTCAAGGAGACAACCAAAAAACCTACAATGCCATTGGCTTTGGTTTGGGAAATAAAATCGATATTGTTGAAGATGAATTTGATATTGTGTATTCGTTAGATGAAAACGAATGGAATGGTTATAAATCTGTACAATTGTTGTTGAGGGATTTGAAGTGA